The window CAGCTGGCTCGTCTGGATGAGTCCGGCATCGTCTACATCGGTGCTGAAGTGCAAGCAGGCGACACCCTGGTCGGTAAAGTGACGCCAAAAGGCGAAACCCAGCTGACCCCGGAAGAGAAGCTGCTGCGCGCGATTTTCGGCGAGAAAGCATCGGACGTCAAAGACACCTCGCTGCGCGTGCCTTCGGGCATGGTCGGCACCGTGATCGACGTGCAAGTGTTTACCCGTGAAGGCATCGTCCGCGACAAGCGCGCCCAGCAGATCATCGATGATGAACTCAAGCGTTTCCGCCTCGACCTGAACGACCAGATGCGTATTGTGGAAGGCGATGCCTTCCAGCGTCTGGAAAAAATGCTGATCAACAAAGTTGTCAACGGTGGCCCTAAAAAGCTGGCCAAGGGCGCGAAGATCACCAAAGAGTACCTCGACGACCTCGACAAGTACCACTGGTTCGATATCCGTCCAGCTGACGACGATGCCGCCACCGCCCTCGAAGCGATCAAGGAATCGATCGCCGAGAAGCGTCACCAGTTCGACCTGGCCTTCGAAGAGAAGCGCAAGAAGTTGACCCAGGGCGATGAGCTGCAACCTGGCGTGCAGAAGATGGTCAAAGTCTACCTGGCCGTCAAGCGCCGCCTGCAGTCGGGCGACAAGATGGCCGGCCGTCACGGTAACAAGGGTGTGGTTTCCCGTATCGTGCCAGTCGAAGACATGCCGTACATGGCGGACGGTACCCCGGCCGACATCGTGCTGAACCCGCTGGGCGTTCCGTCGCGGATGAACGTCGGTCAGATTCTCGAAACCCACTTGGGTTGGGCAGCCAAGGGCCTGGGCCTGCGCATCGGCGAAATGCTGAAAGCGCAAGCCAAGGTCCAGGAAATGCGCAAGTTCCTGAACCTGATCTACAACGAAACCGGCAAGACGGAAGACCTGGACAACTTCAGCGACGACGAGATCATGACCCTGGCGCAAAACCTGAAGAACGGCGTGCCTTTCGCGACGCCAGTGTTCGACGGTGCGCACGAGTCGGAAATCCATCGCATGCTGGACCTGGCGTATCCTGACCATATCGCGACCAAACTCGGCATGACACCGTCGAAGAACCAGGTCACGATGTACGACGGCCGCACCGGCGAATCGTTCGAGCGCAAGGTAACTGTTGGCTACATGCACGTACTGAAGCTGCACCACTTGGTCGACGACAAGATGCACGCGCGTTCGACCGGTCCTTACTCGCTGGTAACGCAGCAGCCACTGGGCGGTAAAGCCCAGTTCGGTGGCCAGCGTTTCGGTGAGATGGAAGTCTGGGCACTGGAAGCGTACGGCGCATCGTATGTGCTGCAAGAAATGCTGACCGTCAAGTCGGATGACGTGAACGGCCGTACCAAAGTGTACGAAAACCTGGTCAAAGGCGACCATGTGATCGACGCGGGTATGCCGGAATCGTTCAACGTGCTGGTGAAAGAGATTCGTTCGCTGGGTATCGATATTGACCTCGAGCGTAATTAATACCGCCACCTCGTCGTTCCCGCGCAGGCGGGAACCCATAGCACCTCTGATCTGCCGTGCTATGGACCCCCGCCTTCGCGGGGGCGACGGCGTAACGCATTGGTGGATGTAATAGAAGTTCCATCACCTGGAGTGATACATGAAAGCACTGCTCGATCTATTCAAGCAAGTTCAGCAAAACGAAACGTTCGACGCGATCAAGATTGGTCTGGCGTCGCCTGAAAAAATCCGTTCGTGGTCCTACGGCGAAGTAAAAAAGCCGGAAACCATCAACTACCGTACCTTCAAGCCAGAACGCGATGGTCTGTTCTGCGCCAAGATTTTTGGTCCTATCAAGGACTACGAGTGCCTGTGCGGCAAGTACAAGCGCCTGAAACACCGCGGCGTGATCTGCGAAAAGTGCGGCGTCGAAGTCACGCTGGCCAAGGTGCGCCGTGAGCGCATGGGCCACATCGAGCTCGCTTCGCCAACCGCGCACATCTGGTTCCTGAAGTCGCTGCCGTCGCGTCTGGGCATGGTCCTGGACATGACGCTGCGGGACATCGAACGCGTTCTGTACTTCGAAGCATACGTCGTGACCGATCCAGGCATGACCCCGCTGAAGAAGTGCCAGATCATGTCGGAAGACGACTACGCCGCCAAGTACGAAGAGTACGGCGACGACTTCACCGCCTTCATGGGCGCCGAAGGTATCCGTGAACTGCTGCGCTCGATCGACATCCACCGCGATGCCGAAGCCCTGCGCGTGGAACTGAAGGAATCGAAGTCCGAAGCGAAGATCAAGAAATACGCCAAGCGCCTCAAAGTGCTCGAGGCATTCCAGCGTTCGGGCATCAAGCCGGACTGGATGATCATGGAAGTGCTGCCAGTGCTGCCGCCGGAACTGCGTCCGCTGGTACCGCTGGACGGCGGCCGCTTTGCGACCTCCGACCTGAACGACCTGTATCGCCGCGTTATCAACCGTAATAACCGCCTGAAGCGCCTGATGGAATTGCGCGCTCCGGAAATCATTACGCGTAACGAAAAGCGCATGCTGCAAGAAGCGGTCGATTCGCTGCTGGATAACGGCCGTCGCGGTAAAGCGATGACCGGCGCCAACAAGCGTCCGCTGAAGTCGCTGGCTGAAATGATCAAGGGTAAAGGCGGCCGTTTCCGTCAGAACTTGCTGGGTAAGCGCGTCGACTATTCGGGCCGTTCGGTCATCGTGGTCGGTCCTCAGCTCAAACTGCACCAGTGCGGCTTGCCGAAACTGATGGCCTTGGAACTGTTCAAGCCATTCATTTTCAACAAGCTCGAACTGATGGGTCTGGCAACGACGATCAAGGCCGCCAAAAAGCTGGTCGAGATTCAAGAGCCGGTCGTGTGGGACATCCTGGAAGACGTGATCCGCGAACACCCGGTCATGCTCAACCGTGCGCCTACGCTGCACCGTCTGGGTATCCAGGCGTTCGAGCCGGTCCTGATTGAAGGCAAGGCCATCCAGCTGCACCCACTCGTCTGCGCGGCGTTCAACGCCGACTTCGACGGTGACCAGATGGCGGTCCATGTCCCGTTGTCGATCGAAGCGCAGATGGAAGCGCGTACGCTGATGCTGGCGTCGAACAACATCCTGTTCCCGTCGAACGGCGAACCGTCGATCGTGCCGTCCCAGGATATCGTGCTGGGTCTGTACTACGCGACGCGTGAAGCGATCAACGCCAAGAACGAAGGTATGCTGTTTACCGACGTCTCGGAAGTGATCCGCGCCTACGACAACAAGGAAGTCGAACTGACGACCCGCATCACCGTGCGTATCGTCGAGAACCCGAAGGATGCCGAGACCGGCGAATTCGTGCGCACCGTCACGCGCTACGAAACCACGGTCGGCCGCGCGATCCTGTCCGAAATCCTGCCGAAGGGCTTGCCGTTCTCCGTACTGAACCGCGCCCTGAAGAAGAAAGAGATTTCGAAGCTGATCAACACGTCGTTCCGCAAGTGCGGCCTGCGTGCCACCGTCGTGTTCGCCGACAAGCTGATGCAGTCCGGTTTCCGTCTCGCGACGCGCGCCGGTATCTCGATCTGCGTCGACGACATGCTGGTACCACCACAAAAAGTGACCCTGATTTCCGCCGCAGAGCAGGAAGTCAAGCAGATCGAGCAGCAGTACGCTTCCGGTCTGGTCACCGCGGGCGAGCGTTACAACAAGGTCGTCGACATCTGGGGCAAGACCTCGGACGAAGTCGGCAAGGCGATGATGGACCAGCTCAAAGTGGAAGACGTCGTCAAGCGCGACGGCACCAAGTCGACCCAGGAATCGTTCAACGCGATTTACATGATGGCCGACTCGGGCGCGCGCGGTTCGGCAGCCCAGATTCGCCAGTTGGCTGGTATGCGAGGCCTGATGGCCAAGCCGGATGGTTCGATTATCGAAACGCCGATTACCGCGAACTTCCGCGAAGGTCTGAACGTGTTGCAGTACTTCATTTCGACCCACGGCGCTCGTAAAGGTCTGGCCGATACGGCACTGAAAACGGCGAACTCGGGTTACCTGACCCGCCGTCTGGTCGACGTGACCCAGGATCTGGTTGTGATCGAGGACGATTGCGGCACCACCAACGGCGCGCTGATGAAGGCGATGGTCGAAGGCGGTGAAGTGATCGAGCCGCTGCGCGACCGTATCCTCGGCCGTGTCAACGTGCATGACGTCGTCAATCCTGAAACCCAGGAAACGCTGTACGAAGCCGGCACCCTGCTCGACGAAGACATGGTCGAAGAAATCGAACGCCTGTCGATCGACGAAGTCAAGGTTCGCACGCCACTTACTTGCGACACGCGCTTCGGCCTGTGCGCCAAGTGCTATGGCCGCGACCTGGGCCGCGGCATGCTGGTCAACGCCGGCGAAGCGGTTGGTGTTGTCGCTGCGCAGTCGATTGGTGAGCCGGGTACCCAGCTGACCATGCGTACGTTCCACATCGGTGGTGCGGCATCGCGTGCGGCGGTGGCCTCGTCGGTGGAAGCGAAGTCGAACGGTACCATCCGTTTCACCGCGACCATGCGTTACGTTACCAATGGCAAGGGCGCCCAGATCGTCATTTCCCGTTCCGGCGAAGTGCTGATCACGGACGACCACGGCCGTGAGCGCGAGCGTCATAAAGTGCCGTACGGCGCGACCCTGATCGTCAAGGATGGCATGGTCATCAAGGCCGGTACGGCCCTGGCAACCTGGGATCCGCTGACCCGTCCGATCATTACCGAGTACGCCGGTACCGTGCGCTTCGAGAACGTCGAAGAAGGCGTCACCGTCGCCCGTCAGGTCGATGATGTGACCGGTCTGGCAACCCTGGTGGCGATCGATGCGAAGCGTCGCGGTTCGCTGACCAAAACGCTGCGTCCGCAAGTCAAGCTGCTCAACGACGTCAACGAAGAAGTCAAGATTGCCGGTACCGAACACTCGGTGGCGATCGGCTTCCAGGTCGGCGCGCTGATCATGGTCAAGGACGGTCAATCGGTATCGGTCGGCGAAGTGCTGGCACGTATTCCGACGGAATCGCAAAAAACGCGCGACATTACCGGTGGTCTGCCACGGGTTGCCGAGCTGTTCGAAGCGCGTTCGCCGAAAGACGCCGGCATGCTGGCGGAAGTCACGGGTACGGTTGCGTTTGGTAAAGAAACCAAAGGCAAGCAGCGTCTGGAAATCACGGACATGGACGGCAACAAGCACGAGTTCCTGATCACCAAGGACAAGCAAGTGCTGGTACACGACGGCCAGGTAGTGAACAAGGGCGAGATGATCGTGGACGGCCCGGCCGATCCGCAAGACATCCTGCGTCTGCTGGGTATCGAAGCGCTGGCGCGTTACATCGTTGACGAAGTGCAGGACGTGTACCGTCTGCAGGGCGTGAAGATTAACGACAAGCACATCGAAGTGATCGTGCGCCAGATGCTGCGCCGCGTGCAGATCGTGGAAGCGGGCGATGCGAACTACATCGTCGGCGAACAGGTCGAGCGTTCGGAGCTGCTGGACGAAAACGATCGCGTGATTGCTGCTGGCAAGATCCCTGCGACGTACGAAAACGTACTGCTGGGTATTACCAAGGCATCGCTGTCGACCGATTCGTTTATCTCGGCCGCATCGTTCCAGGAAACCACCCGCGTGCTGACCGAAGCGGCGATCATGGGCAAGCGCGATTCGCTGCGCGGCCTGAAAGAGAACGTCATCGTCGGCCGCCTGATTCCTGGCGGTACCGGTCTGGCATTCCACCGCGCCAAGAAAGAGAAAGAGGCGTGGGAAGTGGAAGAGCGCAAGGCGCTGCTCGATGCTGAGAAGGCCAACATGGCTACCGAACTGCAAGCCATGGAAGACAACACGGCGGCACAGCACAGCGACGAAGCGTAATCTAGCTTAGACGCACACGAAAACGGCACCGAGGAGCAATCCCGGTGCCGTTTTTTTATGCTCATCGGCGGTTCCTTCAGGCGGGGCCCTTTCACCACAGACGATCGTAAGCGGTAAGCGTCCGGCCCCTCCACCTATGAATGTAAGCGTCCGGCCCCTCCACCTATGAATTCCTGATCGCCCAAGCCAAACTATCCGCTCATTCTTTCAGGAGGTGATAGTGTCAAATTCGGAACGTGAGAAGGTATGGGAAGAGCGCGTCGCGCAGTGGCAGGCCAGCGGCCTTTCGCAGCGGGCCTACGCAATCGAGCAAGGCTTTCCGGTACGCCAGGTTGGCTACTGGGTACGGCGTTTGACCAAGCGGGAAGCGATGCCTACACTGCTCCCGGTGCGGGTGGCACAGGCGGGTCCGGTGGCGGTTGCGATCAGCTTGCGCAACGAGCACGGTTGGACCTTGAGCTTGCCGACCGATATGCGGGCCAGTTGGCTGGCGGAATTGATGCGTGCGTTGTGATGCAGCTGTCGGCCGATACGATCTGGCTGGCGACGGCGGCGGTGGACATGCGCACGGGCATCGACGGACTCTCCCTGCACGTGCAGCAGGCGTTAGGGCGAGCGCCGTGCGACGGCACGGCCTACGTGTTTGCCAATCGCCGCCGGACGCGCATGAAGCTGGTGTGCTGGGACGGCACCGGCGTCTGGATGTGCTTGCGCCGGCTGCACCGTGGCCAGTTCGTCTGGCCGCAGGCAGACGAGGCAAGTTGGCAGATGAGTGCCGAGCAATGGCAGTGGTTGGTGGCCGGTGTGGACTGGCAGCGCTTGTCGGCCACAGCGCCGGTGCAGTGGCGCCTGTGAGGACGTAAACTGTTTCGCTTGTAACCATTATCCATGCTCGGTAAACTACCGAGCCATGGATCTGCTTAACGAACTTGCCCTCACTAACATCGACCCAGCTATGCTGGCGCAGGTGCGGGCCTTGTTCGAACAGCAGCGGACGAAGCTGGCCGAGAACGACTTTAAGATCAAGGCGCTGACGTTCGAGCTGGCCTATTACAAACGGGTCCGCTTCGGCAAGGCCAGCGAAGCGCTGGTCGGCGAACAGCGCATGCTATTTGACGAGGCAGTCGATATGGACCTCGCCGCCATCGACGAGGAACTCCACAGTCAGGCGCCGACCAAGCAAGCGCGCAAGCGTGCCGGCCGTCAGCCACTGCCGCCGGAACTGCCGCGCATCGAGCACCGCCATGAGCCGGAATCGTGCCAGTGCGGGCAATGCGGCGCAGGCCTGGTCAAGATCGGCGAGGACGTCAGCGAACAGCTGGACGTGGAACCGGCGCGCTTCTTCGTGCATCGCCATATCAGGCCGCAGTACGCCTGCAGGCCTTGCGAAACGGTGACGGCAGCGCCAATCCCGTCGGCCGTCATCGACGGCGGCCTGGCTGCAGTCGGTCTGCTGGCGTGGATCGCCGTCTGCAAGTACTTGGACCATCTGCCGCTATACCGGATCGAACAGATCGCCGCGCGCCAGGGCGTGCCGCTGGCACGCTCTACGCTGGGCGAATGGATCGGCCGCATCGGCGTGGCCCTGCAGCCGCTGGCCGACCGGCTGGCCGAACTGCTCAGGGAGCGAAGTTGCCTGCATGCTGACGAAACACCAGTACGCCAGCTTGATCCCGGCAGCGGCAAGACCAAGCACGCCTATCTGTGGGCCTACCGTTCGAACGCGCTCGACGACGGGCCGTCAGTGGTCGTGTTTGACTACCGGACGAGTCGTGCTGGCGCGCATGCGCGCGCCTTCCTGCAGGACTGGCGCGGTCACCTGATGGTCGACGACTACGCCGGCTACAAGGCAATGTTTGCCACGGGTCCGACCGAACTCGCATGCCTGGCCCACATCCGCCGCAAGTTCTTCGACGTGCACGCCGCCAGCGGCAGTCCGGTGGCTGAGGAAGCGTTGCGCCGTATCGCCCAGCTGTACGCCATCGAGCAGCAGACAAAAGGCATGACGTCGTCGCAGCGCCTCGCCTTGCGCGAGCAGCATGCCATCCCGGCCTTGGCCGAGATGCATACCTGGTTACTGACTACGCAGCGCAGCGTCGCCGCCGGCAGCGGCACTGCCAAGGCCATTGAACATGCCCTCAAACGCTGGCCAGCGCTGCAGCGCTACGCCAGTTCGGGCAGCCTGCCCATCGATAACAACCCGGTCGAGAACGCGATACGGCCGATCGCTATCGGCAAGAAGAACTGGCTGTTTGCCGGGTCGGAACGGGCCGGCGCCGCGCCGCTGCCATCCAAAGCCTGTTCGCGACCGCCAAACTGAATGGACTCGATCCTGCGCGCTGGCTAGCCGACACACTTGAAAAACTTCCAACCTGCCCGAACAGCAGGATCGACTCGCTGCTACCGTTCGCAAACTCTACACA of the Massilia violaceinigra genome contains:
- the tnpA gene encoding IS66 family insertion sequence element accessory protein TnpA, with product MSNSEREKVWEERVAQWQASGLSQRAYAIEQGFPVRQVGYWVRRLTKREAMPTLLPVRVAQAGPVAVAISLRNEHGWTLSLPTDMRASWLAELMRAL
- the rpoC gene encoding DNA-directed RNA polymerase subunit beta', which translates into the protein MKALLDLFKQVQQNETFDAIKIGLASPEKIRSWSYGEVKKPETINYRTFKPERDGLFCAKIFGPIKDYECLCGKYKRLKHRGVICEKCGVEVTLAKVRRERMGHIELASPTAHIWFLKSLPSRLGMVLDMTLRDIERVLYFEAYVVTDPGMTPLKKCQIMSEDDYAAKYEEYGDDFTAFMGAEGIRELLRSIDIHRDAEALRVELKESKSEAKIKKYAKRLKVLEAFQRSGIKPDWMIMEVLPVLPPELRPLVPLDGGRFATSDLNDLYRRVINRNNRLKRLMELRAPEIITRNEKRMLQEAVDSLLDNGRRGKAMTGANKRPLKSLAEMIKGKGGRFRQNLLGKRVDYSGRSVIVVGPQLKLHQCGLPKLMALELFKPFIFNKLELMGLATTIKAAKKLVEIQEPVVWDILEDVIREHPVMLNRAPTLHRLGIQAFEPVLIEGKAIQLHPLVCAAFNADFDGDQMAVHVPLSIEAQMEARTLMLASNNILFPSNGEPSIVPSQDIVLGLYYATREAINAKNEGMLFTDVSEVIRAYDNKEVELTTRITVRIVENPKDAETGEFVRTVTRYETTVGRAILSEILPKGLPFSVLNRALKKKEISKLINTSFRKCGLRATVVFADKLMQSGFRLATRAGISICVDDMLVPPQKVTLISAAEQEVKQIEQQYASGLVTAGERYNKVVDIWGKTSDEVGKAMMDQLKVEDVVKRDGTKSTQESFNAIYMMADSGARGSAAQIRQLAGMRGLMAKPDGSIIETPITANFREGLNVLQYFISTHGARKGLADTALKTANSGYLTRRLVDVTQDLVVIEDDCGTTNGALMKAMVEGGEVIEPLRDRILGRVNVHDVVNPETQETLYEAGTLLDEDMVEEIERLSIDEVKVRTPLTCDTRFGLCAKCYGRDLGRGMLVNAGEAVGVVAAQSIGEPGTQLTMRTFHIGGAASRAAVASSVEAKSNGTIRFTATMRYVTNGKGAQIVISRSGEVLITDDHGRERERHKVPYGATLIVKDGMVIKAGTALATWDPLTRPIITEYAGTVRFENVEEGVTVARQVDDVTGLATLVAIDAKRRGSLTKTLRPQVKLLNDVNEEVKIAGTEHSVAIGFQVGALIMVKDGQSVSVGEVLARIPTESQKTRDITGGLPRVAELFEARSPKDAGMLAEVTGTVAFGKETKGKQRLEITDMDGNKHEFLITKDKQVLVHDGQVVNKGEMIVDGPADPQDILRLLGIEALARYIVDEVQDVYRLQGVKINDKHIEVIVRQMLRRVQIVEAGDANYIVGEQVERSELLDENDRVIAAGKIPATYENVLLGITKASLSTDSFISAASFQETTRVLTEAAIMGKRDSLRGLKENVIVGRLIPGGTGLAFHRAKKEKEAWEVEERKALLDAEKANMATELQAMEDNTAAQHSDEA
- the tnpB gene encoding IS66 family insertion sequence element accessory protein TnpB (TnpB, as the term is used for proteins encoded by IS66 family insertion elements, is considered an accessory protein, since TnpC, encoded by a neighboring gene, is a DDE family transposase.), translating into MAGGIDACVVMQLSADTIWLATAAVDMRTGIDGLSLHVQQALGRAPCDGTAYVFANRRRTRMKLVCWDGTGVWMCLRRLHRGQFVWPQADEASWQMSAEQWQWLVAGVDWQRLSATAPVQWRL